A part of Novipirellula artificiosorum genomic DNA contains:
- a CDS encoding DUF4962 domain-containing protein encodes MRFSFLSCLLLSSCLCLSCLCQAADLKLDERAAIESEWGYRPFEGGTCEVNPPHFVWRPQTGIVRWELQCATDAKFSDIVYQNDSMDLTVHTPPTSFDPRDYVWRYRGWTKTGESTNWSQPRSFSISADAARMPMPIREELLSRIPAGHPRLFVRPEQVPRLRELASGSMKADFEDLVRRCDQILKDPPPTAEPPLYGPDVKPKSEEWIGIWWGNRTYTSHALNSAATLAFTRLIGGKEEYGQVAKRILMDCAQWDPKGATGYRYNDEAGMPYAYYFSRTYTFVNDLLSEQEKQQCRDVMRVRGEEMYDHLCPRHLWNPYSSHSNRAWHFLGEIGLAFHGEIDQADDWVWFATNVFYNVYPVWSDADGGWHEGTLYWNSYIGRFTWWADIMQAALDINAFDHPYFDRVGYYPMYLLPPGKVGGGFGDLNAKATSAKQIALMSVLAAQSRNPYWQWYVDQHDEKSLASGYAASSGYLGFLRGSRGTVAAKSPADLPSSRLFRGTGQAYLNTTIEDANQDVQVVFKSSPFGTQSHGYEANNSFLLWAFGQRLLIRSGYRDTYGSEHHRDWMWSTRSVNNITVDGKGQLPHAAAARGRVVDFQTTPAIDVVVGEAGAAYRSSQSTGEQRLLDRFTRAILFIKPDMIVVYDRLRAPKPSQYTYWLHAINDFQVHNPQDITIEAGDVRCQVQFLAPDGLQLSQTDQYDPNPRDRVELREWHLTADTADKSKSTEFVTLYRPYREGEETPVQGALQAMEGGYVLTSEVAGGRVVVLLPNDDQTQLSFEGLETQDKIIVQLYNDQGEVLQTTEVAME; translated from the coding sequence ATGCGATTTTCCTTTTTGAGTTGCTTGCTCCTCTCGTCGTGCCTCTGCTTGTCGTGCCTCTGCCAGGCTGCGGATCTCAAGCTTGATGAACGAGCCGCGATCGAATCCGAATGGGGATATCGGCCGTTCGAGGGTGGTACCTGCGAAGTGAATCCACCTCATTTTGTCTGGCGTCCTCAAACTGGCATCGTGCGCTGGGAATTGCAATGCGCGACCGACGCCAAATTTTCAGACATCGTCTATCAAAACGATTCGATGGATCTGACCGTCCATACCCCCCCAACAAGCTTCGACCCCAGAGACTACGTTTGGCGATATCGAGGCTGGACAAAAACGGGTGAGTCGACGAATTGGAGTCAGCCGCGGTCTTTCTCGATCTCCGCCGATGCTGCTCGGATGCCGATGCCGATCCGCGAGGAATTGTTGTCTCGGATCCCTGCAGGCCACCCCAGGTTGTTTGTACGTCCCGAACAAGTGCCCCGGCTGCGCGAACTAGCAAGCGGGTCCATGAAGGCAGATTTTGAGGACTTGGTCCGTCGCTGCGACCAGATCTTGAAGGATCCACCCCCTACCGCCGAACCGCCTCTGTATGGCCCCGATGTCAAGCCCAAAAGCGAAGAGTGGATTGGTATTTGGTGGGGCAATCGAACTTACACCAGCCATGCACTCAATAGTGCAGCGACCTTGGCGTTCACGCGGTTGATCGGTGGCAAGGAGGAATATGGCCAAGTCGCGAAACGGATCCTGATGGATTGCGCTCAATGGGATCCGAAAGGTGCCACCGGCTATCGTTACAACGACGAAGCTGGGATGCCCTACGCGTACTACTTTTCACGCACCTACACGTTTGTCAATGATCTGCTCAGCGAGCAAGAGAAGCAGCAATGCCGCGATGTGATGCGAGTTCGCGGTGAGGAAATGTACGATCATTTGTGTCCTCGCCATTTATGGAACCCCTATTCCAGCCACAGCAACCGCGCTTGGCATTTCCTCGGAGAAATCGGACTGGCGTTTCACGGTGAAATCGATCAAGCCGACGATTGGGTCTGGTTTGCAACCAACGTTTTCTACAACGTCTATCCGGTTTGGAGCGATGCCGACGGCGGTTGGCACGAGGGGACGTTGTACTGGAACAGTTACATCGGCCGGTTCACATGGTGGGCCGATATCATGCAAGCCGCCCTCGATATCAATGCGTTCGATCACCCCTATTTTGATCGCGTCGGTTACTACCCGATGTACCTGTTGCCACCTGGAAAGGTGGGCGGCGGATTCGGTGATTTGAATGCGAAAGCGACTTCCGCGAAGCAGATTGCTTTGATGAGCGTTCTCGCGGCGCAATCTCGAAATCCCTACTGGCAATGGTATGTCGATCAGCATGACGAAAAATCGCTGGCTTCTGGCTATGCGGCGTCGTCGGGATACCTTGGGTTCCTGCGTGGGTCACGCGGCACGGTCGCCGCAAAATCGCCCGCCGATCTGCCAAGTTCGCGGCTATTCCGCGGAACCGGCCAGGCCTACTTGAACACCACGATCGAAGATGCTAATCAAGACGTTCAAGTGGTGTTCAAGTCGAGTCCGTTCGGAACCCAGTCGCATGGATACGAGGCGAACAATTCATTCCTGCTATGGGCCTTTGGCCAACGATTGCTGATTCGCTCAGGCTATCGCGACACGTACGGCAGCGAGCATCACCGTGACTGGATGTGGAGCACTCGGTCGGTCAATAACATCACCGTCGATGGCAAGGGGCAACTCCCTCATGCTGCAGCGGCTCGAGGTCGGGTGGTTGATTTTCAAACGACACCCGCGATCGATGTTGTGGTAGGGGAAGCCGGTGCGGCTTATCGATCAAGTCAATCTACTGGTGAACAACGGCTCTTGGACCGTTTCACTCGCGCGATTTTGTTCATCAAGCCGGATATGATCGTTGTCTACGATCGTTTGCGAGCTCCAAAGCCATCGCAATACACCTATTGGCTGCATGCCATCAATGATTTTCAAGTTCACAATCCGCAAGACATCACGATCGAAGCGGGGGACGTTCGCTGCCAGGTCCAATTCCTTGCACCGGATGGGCTGCAGCTGTCTCAAACCGATCAATACGACCCGAATCCACGAGACCGCGTGGAGCTTCGCGAATGGCATCTGACCGCGGACACGGCCGACAAGTCGAAGTCGACAGAGTTTGTCACGCTGTATCGACCTTATCGTGAAGGAGAAGAAACGCCGGTTCAGGGGGCTCTACAGGCGATGGAAGGTGGATATGTGTTGACCAGCGAAGTGGCGGGCGGCCGAGTCGTCGTGCTGTTGCCGAACGACGACCAGACGCAACTAAGTTTTGAGGGGCTCGAAACGCAAGACAAGATCATCGTCCAATTGTACAACGATCAAGGCGAAGTCCTGCAAACGACCGAAGTGGCGATGGAGTAG
- a CDS encoding fumarylacetoacetate hydrolase family protein, translating to MKIAKYTDSEGVVRVARVEDNQLIPLRMTSQYPTMSDLLAAAHPIAAVESLTTDSAVAIDPSVRWQPPIDHQEVWAAGVTYRRSQTARMEESEAAASCYDRVYNADRPELFFKATPHRVSGHGQPLRIRSDARWNVPEPEVTLVLSPAMKIVGLTVGNDMSSRDIEGDNPLYLPQAKCYNQCAGLGPWISLFDSLPPRNTIGIDLKIDRDGERVFDAQTSADQMARSFEDLVNWLARDNSFPSGAFLMTGTGIVPTSDFTLQPRDIVRITIDGVGTLTNPIIQGT from the coding sequence ATGAAGATTGCAAAGTACACGGATTCCGAAGGCGTGGTTCGCGTCGCGCGTGTCGAAGACAACCAACTCATCCCGCTGCGGATGACGTCGCAGTACCCCACGATGTCGGACCTGCTCGCTGCCGCCCATCCCATCGCTGCGGTGGAATCGTTAACCACCGATTCCGCCGTGGCGATCGACCCTTCGGTCCGTTGGCAACCACCGATCGATCACCAAGAAGTCTGGGCCGCAGGCGTGACGTACCGCCGCAGCCAAACCGCTCGAATGGAAGAATCCGAAGCAGCGGCCTCCTGTTACGACCGAGTCTACAACGCCGATCGTCCTGAGCTGTTTTTTAAGGCAACCCCTCATCGTGTTTCGGGTCATGGCCAACCTTTGCGAATCCGTAGCGATGCCAGATGGAATGTCCCCGAACCGGAAGTCACGTTGGTGCTCAGTCCCGCCATGAAGATCGTAGGGCTGACGGTCGGAAACGACATGAGTTCGCGAGATATCGAAGGGGACAACCCGCTCTATTTACCGCAAGCAAAGTGCTACAACCAATGTGCAGGGTTGGGCCCATGGATTTCGTTATTCGACTCGCTACCTCCGCGCAATACGATCGGCATCGACTTAAAGATCGATCGTGACGGAGAGAGGGTGTTCGACGCCCAAACGTCGGCCGATCAAATGGCTCGAAGCTTCGAGGATTTGGTCAACTGGCTCGCTCGCGATAACAGTTTTCCCAGCGGCGCTTTTCTAATGACCGGCACGGGAATCGTACCGACAAGCGACTTTACGCTGCAACCGCGTGATATCGTTCGGATCACGATCGATGGCGTTGGAACCCTGACCAACCCGATCATTCAGGGAACCTAG